In Saccharothrix violaceirubra, the following are encoded in one genomic region:
- a CDS encoding phenylacetate--CoA ligase family protein, protein MLINSLDRLHTLQLARAEIRAGHRATSSHSFYQQKLQSVWARARNTDAYRRLGEFSPENFARLPATGKDRLKSDPGAFLAAAIGEAVKYYETTGTTGSPTPTPRLAEDIIWNTTSVAEAWRGLFTPDERVLVMMPSDIVPVADLIVGVVEYLGFPHTRAYPFATGISDWDRVIGLWRTLRPTTVFVAPGVALQFSRLLKQRGLLDELGASVDRLMLLGEVSTAPFRRRLGHWWGARAFDASYGSTETGTLAASCARDRLHLLTTTNYFELATDDGVVPLPASGSGRLVVTPLNLHARVLLRLDTGDEVEVGGECGCGDGSPVIRVSGRSSDALRVRGATLTVRGVEEVVYGATEATGYLMETDTTGDFARLILERDVRWDRSGERGMAGQLQDASRDLLGLQWDEVLFVNQLPATTKSGASQKSWKRSNFRVVESVR, encoded by the coding sequence TTGCTGATCAATAGCCTGGATCGCCTGCACACGTTGCAACTGGCCCGCGCCGAGATCCGCGCCGGCCACAGGGCGACCAGTTCGCACAGCTTCTACCAGCAGAAACTCCAATCCGTCTGGGCACGCGCCCGGAACACCGACGCATACCGCCGGTTAGGTGAATTCTCGCCCGAGAATTTCGCCCGGCTACCGGCCACCGGCAAGGACCGACTCAAGTCCGACCCCGGCGCATTCCTCGCCGCGGCCATCGGTGAAGCGGTGAAGTACTACGAGACCACCGGCACGACCGGAAGTCCGACACCCACACCCCGACTGGCCGAGGACATCATTTGGAACACCACGTCCGTGGCCGAAGCCTGGCGTGGTCTGTTCACCCCGGATGAACGTGTACTGGTCATGATGCCATCGGACATCGTGCCGGTCGCGGATCTCATCGTGGGAGTCGTCGAATACCTCGGGTTCCCGCACACGCGGGCCTATCCGTTCGCCACCGGCATCTCGGACTGGGACCGGGTGATCGGCCTCTGGCGAACCCTGCGGCCGACCACGGTCTTCGTCGCACCGGGCGTCGCGCTGCAATTCAGCAGATTGCTCAAACAGCGCGGCCTCCTCGACGAACTCGGCGCTTCGGTGGACCGGCTGATGCTGCTCGGCGAGGTGAGCACGGCGCCGTTCCGCCGCCGCCTCGGCCACTGGTGGGGCGCCCGGGCGTTCGACGCGAGCTACGGCAGCACGGAGACCGGCACGCTGGCCGCGAGTTGCGCCCGTGACCGGCTGCACCTGCTCACCACGACCAACTACTTCGAACTCGCGACCGACGACGGCGTGGTGCCGCTCCCCGCGTCGGGCTCCGGCCGCCTCGTCGTCACGCCGCTCAACCTGCACGCCAGGGTGCTGCTGCGACTGGACACCGGCGACGAGGTCGAGGTGGGCGGCGAGTGCGGGTGCGGCGACGGGTCCCCGGTGATCCGGGTCTCGGGCCGCAGCTCGGACGCGCTGCGGGTGCGCGGTGCCACGTTGACCGTCCGCGGCGTCGAGGAGGTCGTCTACGGCGCCACCGAGGCGACCGGGTACCTGATGGAGACCGACACCACCGGCGACTTCGCCCGGCTGATCCTGGAACGCGACGTGCGGTGGGACCGGTCCGGCGAGCGGGGCATGGCCGGACAGCTCCAGGACGCCTCCCGTGACCTGCTCGGGCTGCAATGGGACGAGGTGCTCTTCGTCAACCAGCTCCCGGCCACCACCAAGAGCGGTGCGTCGCAGAAGAGCTGGAAGCGGTCCAACTTCCGGGTGGTGGAGTCGGTCCGATGA
- the asnB gene encoding asparagine synthase (glutamine-hydrolyzing), whose product MCGIAGWVDFGRPRVSQRAELERMTTTLAPRGPDAAGFWLDRHVGLGHRRLAIIDVRRGTQPMIAGPESGPHAVLSYSGEVYNFQELRAELVRRGHVFRTRSDTEVVLEAYLEWGTDFVRRLDGMFAFALWDAREQRLLLVRDRLGIKPLYYAPLGSGVLFGSEPKAVLAHPEFTAELDDEGLADLLALSGTPGRTPLRGLAELPPGHVLTVDRRGTRTHRYWGLESRPHEDDIPTTVRTVRELLEDIVRRQLVTDVPLCTLLSGGLDSSALTAIAAAILGGRGEGPVRSFSVDFVGSQEDFRGSEFRPDRDNPYATMVAEHIGTEHRTIELPAEALTTDGARRAVLDAHDLPLTFGDVDTSLHRLFTRIRDHSTVALSGESADEVFGGYVWFHDPKVVATEDFPWLSRMRFVPEDMLDRDFRERTRFAQLRADAYRQAVAEVDHLPGDDHHERRMREIGHLHLTRWLPVLLDRKDRLSMAAGLEVRVPFCDHRLIEYVHNIPWKIKAYDGREKSVLRGAVADLLPPAVLDRRKSPYPTTGDQRYERDLRARTAKLLQDDRSPALDFVDAGRLRELLDRPFGHFDSQLSRNPMETALMLDDWLRTYGLA is encoded by the coding sequence ATGTGCGGTATTGCCGGGTGGGTCGACTTCGGTCGGCCACGTGTTTCGCAGCGTGCCGAGTTGGAACGGATGACCACCACGCTGGCACCTCGGGGACCGGACGCGGCCGGGTTCTGGCTCGACCGGCACGTCGGACTCGGACACCGCCGGTTGGCGATCATCGACGTGCGGCGGGGCACCCAGCCGATGATCGCCGGACCGGAGTCCGGTCCGCACGCCGTGCTCTCCTACAGCGGCGAGGTCTACAACTTCCAGGAGCTACGGGCCGAACTGGTCCGGCGCGGCCACGTCTTCCGCACCCGCAGCGACACCGAGGTGGTGCTGGAGGCGTACCTGGAGTGGGGCACGGACTTCGTGCGACGCCTCGACGGCATGTTCGCGTTCGCGCTGTGGGACGCCCGGGAGCAGCGGCTGCTGCTGGTACGGGACCGGCTGGGCATCAAGCCGCTCTACTACGCCCCGTTGGGCTCGGGCGTCCTGTTCGGGTCCGAACCCAAGGCCGTGCTCGCCCATCCCGAGTTCACCGCGGAACTCGACGACGAGGGCCTCGCGGACCTGCTGGCGCTGAGCGGGACGCCCGGTCGCACCCCGTTGCGCGGCTTGGCGGAACTGCCGCCGGGGCACGTCCTGACCGTGGACCGGCGGGGGACCCGGACGCACCGCTACTGGGGACTGGAGAGCCGGCCGCACGAGGACGACATCCCCACCACCGTCCGCACGGTACGGGAACTGCTCGAGGACATCGTCCGGCGGCAACTGGTCACCGACGTCCCCCTCTGCACGCTGCTGTCCGGCGGCCTGGACTCCAGCGCCCTGACCGCCATCGCCGCGGCCATCCTCGGCGGGCGCGGCGAGGGCCCGGTGCGGTCGTTCTCCGTCGACTTCGTCGGCAGCCAGGAGGACTTCCGCGGCAGCGAGTTCCGGCCCGACCGGGACAACCCGTACGCCACGATGGTCGCGGAGCACATCGGGACCGAGCACCGGACCATCGAACTGCCCGCCGAGGCGCTGACGACCGACGGGGCACGGCGGGCGGTGCTCGACGCCCACGACCTGCCACTGACCTTCGGCGACGTCGACACGTCGTTGCACCGGCTCTTCACCCGCATCCGGGACCACTCCACCGTGGCGTTGTCCGGCGAGTCGGCGGACGAGGTGTTCGGCGGCTACGTCTGGTTCCACGACCCGAAGGTCGTCGCCACCGAGGACTTCCCGTGGCTGAGCCGGATGCGGTTCGTCCCCGAGGACATGCTCGACCGGGACTTCCGCGAGCGGACCCGGTTCGCGCAACTGCGCGCCGACGCCTACCGGCAGGCCGTCGCCGAGGTGGACCACCTGCCGGGCGACGACCACCACGAGCGGCGCATGCGCGAGATCGGCCACCTGCACCTGACCCGGTGGCTGCCGGTGCTGCTCGACCGCAAGGATCGCCTGAGCATGGCCGCCGGCCTGGAGGTGCGCGTGCCGTTCTGCGACCACCGTCTGATCGAGTACGTCCACAACATCCCGTGGAAGATCAAGGCCTACGACGGCCGGGAGAAGAGCGTCCTGCGTGGCGCCGTCGCCGACCTGCTCCCGCCGGCCGTGCTCGACCGCAGGAAGAGTCCTTACCCCACCACCGGGGACCAGCGGTACGAGCGCGATCTGCGCGCGCGGACCGCGAAGTTGCTCCAGGACGACCGTTCACCCGCCTTGGACTTCGTCGACGCCGGACGGTTGCGGGAGTTGCTGGACCGGCCGTTCGGTCACTTCGACTCCCAGCTCAGCCGCAACCCGATGGAGACCGCCCTGATGCTGGACGACTGGCTGCGCACCTACGGCCTGGCGTAG
- a CDS encoding S8 family serine peptidase, with the protein MALSVAAMVVAAAVVAVAPAASAVVEGTGPGAVDGSYLVVLKDDRTDPRALAAAYSGTVRTTYRHVVPGFSGEMTARDAGRLAADPRVALVRQNQRVRTTGTQTSPPSWGLDRVDQRDGGLDNSYSYSTTASSVTAYVIDTGIHTAHQDFGGRATWGTNTAGDGDDTDCNGHGTHVAGTIGGTSYGVAKQVRLVAVKVLDCAGSGTTETVLAGIDWVIAHHGNGPAVANLSLGGEADPLLDAGIRRLIADGVTTTVSAGNQGGDACLRSPARVAEAITVGATTEQDSRASYSNTGTCVDLFAPGDSITSAWKGWDQASDTISGTSMAAPHVAGAAALLLAVDPASTPAQIGAHLAADATPGKVDDAGTGSPNRLLVVNTGSRPGYPIVSNPGYRAQRTGTPMTFQMTATGGTAPYTWSATGLPTGVTINAGTGLVSGTPTQTIVDGQVAVTAKDKAGRATTARFRITVVPPGWTCPSGGQKLVNPGFESGSTGWWSSGYLIDRYTDVDAPRTGVYAAKVDAFTATGGSVTQDVTIPRECAWSTLTFYAKVTREGPEDQYDRLNVRIGDDVVTTVQGKGAPAGYRQFTVDLSAYAGKTVAIWFTGWGDTQNITSFVLDDIAVNAR; encoded by the coding sequence GTGGCGTTGTCGGTGGCGGCGATGGTCGTGGCAGCCGCGGTGGTCGCGGTGGCACCCGCCGCGTCGGCCGTCGTCGAGGGCACCGGGCCGGGTGCGGTCGACGGCAGCTACCTGGTGGTGCTCAAGGACGACCGGACCGATCCGCGGGCGTTGGCGGCGGCGTACTCCGGCACCGTGCGGACCACGTACCGGCACGTCGTGCCAGGCTTCTCCGGCGAGATGACCGCACGGGACGCGGGTCGGCTCGCGGCGGACCCCCGGGTCGCCCTCGTGCGGCAGAACCAGCGGGTCCGGACGACCGGCACGCAGACCTCGCCGCCCTCCTGGGGGCTGGACCGGGTCGACCAGCGCGACGGCGGACTCGACAACTCGTACTCCTACTCCACCACGGCGTCGAGCGTCACCGCGTACGTGATCGACACCGGCATCCACACCGCGCACCAGGACTTCGGTGGCCGGGCGACGTGGGGCACCAACACCGCCGGGGATGGGGACGACACCGATTGCAACGGTCACGGCACGCACGTCGCCGGGACGATCGGCGGCACGTCCTACGGCGTGGCCAAACAGGTGCGCCTGGTGGCGGTGAAGGTGCTCGACTGCGCCGGGTCCGGCACGACCGAGACCGTGCTGGCGGGCATCGACTGGGTCATCGCCCACCACGGCAACGGTCCCGCCGTGGCGAACCTGAGTCTGGGCGGCGAGGCCGACCCGCTGTTGGACGCCGGGATCCGGCGGCTGATCGCCGACGGCGTCACCACGACGGTGTCGGCGGGCAACCAGGGCGGAGACGCCTGCCTGAGGTCGCCGGCCCGGGTCGCCGAGGCGATCACCGTGGGCGCCACGACCGAACAGGATTCCCGCGCGTCGTACTCGAACACCGGCACCTGCGTCGACCTGTTCGCGCCGGGCGACTCCATCACATCGGCGTGGAAGGGCTGGGACCAGGCGTCCGACACGATCAGTGGGACGTCCATGGCGGCTCCGCACGTGGCCGGGGCCGCCGCGTTGCTGCTCGCCGTCGACCCGGCGTCCACGCCCGCGCAGATCGGCGCGCACCTCGCCGCCGACGCGACGCCGGGCAAGGTGGACGACGCGGGCACGGGCTCGCCGAACCGCCTGCTCGTGGTGAACACCGGCAGCCGACCGGGCTACCCGATCGTGTCCAACCCCGGCTACCGCGCGCAACGCACCGGCACGCCCATGACGTTCCAGATGACGGCGACCGGCGGCACCGCGCCATACACGTGGTCGGCCACCGGGCTGCCCACCGGCGTCACGATCAACGCGGGCACGGGACTGGTCTCGGGCACGCCGACGCAGACGATCGTCGACGGCCAGGTGGCCGTGACCGCCAAGGACAAGGCGGGTCGGGCCACCACCGCGCGGTTCCGGATCACCGTCGTCCCGCCCGGCTGGACCTGCCCGTCGGGCGGGCAGAAGCTGGTCAACCCCGGCTTCGAGTCCGGCAGCACCGGGTGGTGGTCCAGCGGGTACCTGATCGACCGGTACACCGACGTGGACGCGCCGCGCACCGGCGTCTACGCGGCGAAGGTGGACGCGTTCACCGCGACCGGCGGCAGCGTCACGCAGGACGTGACGATCCCTCGGGAGTGCGCGTGGTCAACGCTGACCTTCTACGCGAAGGTCACCCGTGAGGGCCCGGAGGACCAGTACGACCGGCTGAACGTGCGGATCGGCGACGACGTGGTCACGACGGTGCAGGGCAAGGGCGCGCCGGCGGGCTACCGCCAGTTCACCGTCGACCTGTCCGCCTACGCGGGCAAGACCGTCGCGATCTGGTTCACCGGGTGGGGCGACACGCAGAACATCACGTCGTTCGTGCTGGACGACATCGCGGTGAACGCCCGGTGA
- a CDS encoding acetyl-CoA hydrolase/transferase family protein, with amino-acid sequence MRIVSQVEFGTVLSRVPSCPRVVASGNFATPWVALGIVDEVLAEYRLFMLNAQPGVPDRDGVVLETPFVGPGMRGRRLLRYFPSRLSLVPQLLGGPLAPDVVLIHTSEPFDGTVSLGTEVNILPAAIDAVRARGGLVVAQLNPRMPYTYGDAVLPVDEIDYAIEVDEPLASPTPRPVTDVSGEIGERVAALVGDGATLQLGIGAVPDAVLAALTGRRGLAVWSEMFSDGVLGLGDALDPDMPVTASFVFGSAELYAWVDRNPRVRLLRTEKTNDPGIIARQRSLVSINSALQVDLYAQADASRVRGRIHSGFGGQTDFVVGALHSPGGHAIIALPSWHPKADVSTVVPSLAGPVTSFQHSYIVSEQGTARVWGHDADGQAQQILDHVAHPDARARLREEGRRLGFALLGTA; translated from the coding sequence ATGCGGATCGTCTCCCAGGTCGAGTTCGGGACGGTGCTGTCCCGCGTCCCGTCGTGCCCACGCGTGGTCGCGAGCGGGAACTTCGCCACGCCGTGGGTCGCGTTGGGCATCGTGGACGAAGTCCTGGCCGAGTACCGGCTGTTCATGCTCAACGCCCAACCCGGCGTTCCCGACCGCGACGGGGTGGTCCTGGAGACACCGTTCGTCGGACCCGGAATGCGAGGACGGCGCCTGCTGCGCTACTTCCCGTCCCGGCTCTCGCTCGTACCGCAACTGCTGGGCGGACCGCTGGCACCGGACGTGGTACTGATCCACACCTCCGAGCCGTTCGACGGCACCGTGTCGCTGGGCACCGAGGTGAACATCCTCCCCGCGGCGATCGACGCCGTCCGCGCCCGAGGCGGACTGGTCGTGGCGCAACTCAATCCCCGGATGCCCTACACCTACGGCGACGCCGTGCTCCCGGTCGACGAGATCGACTACGCGATCGAGGTCGACGAACCGCTCGCCTCGCCGACACCCCGGCCGGTCACCGACGTCTCCGGGGAGATCGGCGAGCGGGTGGCGGCCCTCGTGGGCGACGGCGCGACGCTCCAGTTGGGCATCGGCGCCGTCCCCGACGCGGTGCTCGCCGCGTTGACCGGCAGGCGCGGGCTCGCGGTGTGGTCGGAGATGTTCAGCGACGGTGTGCTCGGCCTGGGCGACGCCCTGGACCCCGACATGCCGGTGACCGCGTCCTTCGTGTTCGGCAGCGCCGAACTGTACGCGTGGGTCGACCGCAATCCGCGCGTGCGACTGCTGCGTACGGAGAAGACCAACGATCCGGGCATCATCGCGCGGCAACGATCGCTCGTCTCGATCAACAGCGCACTCCAGGTCGACCTGTACGCCCAGGCGGACGCGAGCCGGGTACGCGGCCGAATCCACTCGGGTTTCGGCGGGCAGACGGACTTCGTCGTCGGGGCACTGCACTCCCCCGGCGGCCACGCGATCATCGCCCTGCCGTCGTGGCACCCGAAGGCCGACGTGTCCACAGTGGTGCCGAGCCTGGCGGGGCCGGTGACCTCGTTCCAGCACAGCTACATCGTCAGCGAACAGGGCACGGCTCGCGTGTGGGGGCATGACGCGGACGGCCAAGCACAACAGATCCTCGACCACGTGGCGCACCCGGACGCACGTGCGCGACTACGTGAAGAGGGCCGCAGGCTCGGGTTCGCGCTCCTCGGCACCGCGTAG
- a CDS encoding glycoside hydrolase family 18 protein, producing the protein MSKQRWGAAVLAGALAIGLSVAASPAQAHDRRGGDPVRTVGYYTQWGLKDRGIPVRYLVDNGTAARLTHLNYAFGLLDEQGRCVSSDPVADYQRLIPAEQSVNGRADQPGQALAGNLNQLKQLKKKFPELRVYISLGGWTGSKYFSNAALTPRSRAEHVKSCVDLWLKGNLPGTPAGAAKGVFDGIDLDWEWPATEGNAGNVVRPEDKQNFTKLLREYRTQLRQQGFKDRKTYDLTAFLPANREAMDRGYELADVYKLLTFATVQGYDYHGTWEKTTNQQSALRVPEGDPTTPKDSGEIVVDAHIERGAPLDKITLGVPYYGRGWTGVPDRNNGLFQQSTGAAPGSYEAGYEDYRTLKTLVAGGKFKLYRDDKAGHAWLFDGTTFWTYDDPTELARKGRFIRDRKLGGAMIWSLDGDTSQGELIRGLSSGLHRR; encoded by the coding sequence ATGTCGAAGCAGAGGTGGGGTGCGGCCGTCCTGGCCGGTGCCCTGGCTATCGGGTTGTCGGTCGCCGCGTCGCCGGCACAGGCGCACGACCGCCGCGGTGGCGATCCGGTGCGCACCGTCGGGTACTACACGCAATGGGGCCTCAAGGACCGCGGCATCCCGGTCCGCTACCTGGTCGACAACGGCACGGCGGCGAGGCTCACGCACCTCAACTACGCCTTCGGGCTCCTGGACGAGCAGGGCAGGTGCGTCAGCTCCGACCCGGTCGCCGACTACCAGCGGCTGATCCCGGCCGAGCAGTCCGTGAACGGCCGTGCCGACCAGCCCGGCCAGGCGCTGGCGGGCAACCTCAACCAGCTCAAGCAGCTCAAGAAGAAGTTCCCCGAGCTGCGCGTCTACATCTCGCTGGGCGGCTGGACGGGGTCCAAGTACTTCTCCAACGCCGCGCTCACCCCGCGGTCTCGCGCCGAGCACGTGAAGTCCTGCGTCGACCTGTGGCTCAAGGGCAACCTGCCGGGCACGCCCGCCGGTGCGGCCAAGGGCGTGTTCGACGGCATCGACCTCGACTGGGAGTGGCCCGCGACCGAGGGCAACGCCGGCAACGTCGTGCGCCCCGAGGACAAGCAGAACTTCACCAAGCTGCTGCGCGAGTACCGCACGCAGTTGCGTCAGCAGGGCTTCAAGGACCGCAAGACCTACGACCTGACCGCGTTCCTGCCCGCCAACCGGGAGGCCATGGACCGCGGCTACGAACTGGCCGACGTCTACAAGCTCCTGACCTTCGCCACCGTGCAGGGCTACGACTACCACGGCACGTGGGAGAAGACCACGAACCAGCAGTCGGCCCTGCGCGTGCCCGAAGGCGACCCGACGACGCCCAAGGACAGCGGCGAGATCGTGGTCGACGCGCACATCGAGCGCGGCGCGCCACTCGACAAGATCACCCTCGGCGTGCCGTACTACGGCCGCGGCTGGACCGGCGTTCCGGACCGGAACAACGGTCTGTTCCAGCAGTCGACCGGCGCCGCGCCGGGCAGCTACGAGGCGGGCTACGAGGACTACCGCACGCTCAAGACCCTGGTGGCGGGCGGGAAGTTCAAGCTGTACCGCGACGACAAGGCCGGGCACGCCTGGCTGTTCGACGGCACCACGTTCTGGACCTACGACGACCCGACCGAGCTGGCGCGCAAGGGCCGGTTCATCCGCGACCGCAAACTCGGCGGCGCGATGATCTGGTCGCTCGACGGCGACACGTCCCAGGGCGAACTGATCAGGGGACTGTCCTCCGGCCTGCACCGACGCTGA
- a CDS encoding WD40 repeat domain-containing protein — protein sequence MTASRSAGTASTRTPPTPPSSVSPSGCACAPPTAAHRSTTRTGTTPARPPPMPRSTKPRRRHRGPAPSGTVSVAFTPDGRRLAASTQNGTVRIWDVADPARPGVGRHRPDPTRPRPTAVLTGHAGTVYRLGISADGRRLATPGKDGTVRVWDVGDPAAPVAVATLTNHGDSVKSASFSPDGTVLATGSADATVRLWHLDAGEATTRVRARVRTPIDPAEWQRRFPGLPHDPPCGH from the coding sequence ATGACGGCGTCCCGATCGGCTGGGACGGCGTCGACCAGGACGCCGCCCACGCCGCCCTCGTCAGTATCACCGAGTGGCTGCGCCTGCGCACCACCGACCGCGGCTCATCGGTCAACTACAAGAACTGGCACAACCCCGGCCAGGCCACCGCCTATGCCGAGGAGTACGAAACCCCGTCGCCGACATCGAGGCCCCGCGCCAAGCGGCACGGTCTCGGTCGCGTTCACGCCCGATGGCCGGCGCCTGGCCGCGAGCACACAGAACGGCACCGTCCGGATCTGGGACGTCGCCGATCCCGCACGGCCCGGTGTGGGACGTCACCGACCCGACCCGACCCGGCCCCGCCCGACCGCGGTCCTGACCGGACACGCGGGGACCGTGTACCGCCTGGGGATCAGCGCGGACGGCCGCCGGCTCGCCACGCCGGGCAAGGACGGCACCGTGCGGGTGTGGGACGTGGGCGACCCGGCCGCACCCGTCGCGGTCGCGACCCTGACCAACCACGGGGACAGCGTGAAATCGGCGTCGTTCAGCCCGGACGGGACGGTCCTGGCCACCGGGAGCGCGGACGCGACCGTGCGGCTGTGGCACCTGGACGCGGGCGAGGCGACCACGCGCGTCCGCGCTCGCGTGCGTACGCCGATCGACCCGGCGGAGTGGCAGCGCCGGTTCCCCGGCCTGCCGCACGACCCGCCGTGCGGCCACTGA
- a CDS encoding Imm1 family immunity protein, with protein sequence MYCLYEHGDTPVTVSTVDEADALIGLVRVESPSAAPVLLDVHLSGDPYAQGSDVGITVDRGVIRYSGPEWPHGVVSAGNASTDGEPRSYFYMGHGREFPANSEVPIDVVRQAVKEFMESSGARPTCVRWQDAP encoded by the coding sequence GTGTACTGCCTGTACGAGCACGGTGACACTCCCGTCACGGTGTCCACAGTGGATGAAGCAGACGCCTTGATCGGCCTGGTTCGGGTCGAGTCGCCGTCTGCGGCGCCCGTTCTGCTGGATGTGCACCTGTCCGGCGATCCGTACGCGCAAGGATCGGACGTCGGCATCACGGTCGATCGCGGTGTGATCCGATATTCGGGGCCGGAGTGGCCGCACGGTGTCGTCAGCGCCGGAAACGCTTCGACGGACGGTGAACCACGATCGTACTTCTACATGGGACATGGACGCGAGTTTCCGGCAAACTCGGAAGTCCCGATCGACGTCGTCCGACAGGCCGTGAAGGAATTCATGGAGTCGAGCGGAGCGCGTCCCACCTGTGTTCGATGGCAGGACGCGCCGTAG
- a CDS encoding serine hydrolase domain-containing protein has translation MHGDEQLARRLAERLGARHPVVAAAEVSPRGTTIASVGASPDADFEIGSISKGVTGLLYADALGRGEIDDSTTLGDLLPLGDVPAAAVTLASITTHRSGLPSLPVPSLRKTFALWFQGTNPYGETLDELLDQTRGVGLGTPRPRYSNLGFELLGHALAAAADTTFRHLLRDRIATPLGLDVCYAPASPADLRPEAVIGTTRFGRRREPWTGEALAPAGGIRATIQDMARFAAALLDGSAPGTAALDPVADFTGRVVRIGAAWITLERDGRTVTWHNGGTGGFRTWLGLDRAAGTAVVLLSATAVSVDRHGFSLLADLA, from the coding sequence GTGCACGGTGACGAGCAGCTCGCGAGGCGACTGGCGGAACGCCTGGGTGCCCGGCACCCGGTGGTCGCCGCCGCCGAGGTGTCGCCCCGGGGGACGACGATCGCGAGCGTGGGCGCGTCCCCCGACGCGGACTTCGAGATCGGCTCGATCTCGAAGGGGGTGACCGGCCTGCTGTACGCGGACGCCTTGGGGCGCGGCGAGATCGACGACTCGACCACGCTCGGCGACCTGCTCCCGCTGGGCGACGTGCCCGCCGCGGCGGTGACCCTCGCGTCGATCACCACCCACCGCTCGGGCCTGCCGAGTCTGCCCGTCCCGTCGCTGCGCAAGACCTTCGCGCTGTGGTTCCAGGGCACCAACCCCTACGGCGAGACCCTCGACGAACTCCTCGACCAGACGCGCGGCGTCGGCCTGGGGACGCCCCGCCCGCGCTACTCGAACCTGGGCTTCGAACTCCTGGGCCACGCGTTGGCAGCCGCCGCCGACACGACGTTCCGCCACCTGCTGCGCGACCGGATCGCCACGCCTCTCGGCCTGGACGTCTGCTACGCCCCCGCGAGCCCGGCCGACCTGCGCCCCGAGGCCGTGATCGGTACGACCAGGTTCGGCCGCCGCCGCGAACCCTGGACCGGCGAGGCACTGGCACCGGCCGGCGGAATCCGCGCGACGATCCAGGACATGGCCCGCTTCGCCGCCGCCCTGCTGGACGGCTCGGCACCCGGCACCGCGGCCCTGGACCCGGTCGCCGACTTCACCGGACGGGTGGTGCGCATCGGCGCCGCGTGGATCACGTTGGAGCGCGACGGCCGCACCGTCACGTGGCACAACGGCGGCACCGGCGGCTTCCGCACGTGGCTCGGCCTGGACCGCGCCGCGGGCACCGCCGTCGTGCTGCTCTCCGCGACCGCGGTCTCGGTGGACCGGCACGGGTTCTCACTGCTCGCCGACCTGGCCTGA
- a CDS encoding pyridoxal-phosphate dependent enzyme, giving the protein MTDLPTRADVEEAAFRIAGVVARTPVLHSPALDERTGGQVLLKCENLQHTGSFKVRGAANAVARLDPRHLARGVIAFSSGNHALAVATAAKAAGSPALLVMPSDAPAAKFAAVRGLGAEVVTFDRYTDDRFALTARLAAEHGLTPIPPYDHADVIAGAGTTTAEFLDQVGSLDVLAVPLGGGGQLAGATLVSGDVRLIGVETARGDKNRRSLQAGHRVRIPVPRTIADGVTGEIPGELTFPLVRRGVERVVVVDDDEIRAALAFLFEEVRLVVEPSGALAVAALLAGRLDVTGARAGVVLSGGNIDLARLHDLLA; this is encoded by the coding sequence ATGACCGACCTGCCGACGAGGGCCGACGTGGAGGAGGCCGCGTTCCGCATCGCGGGCGTGGTCGCGCGGACGCCGGTCCTGCACAGTCCCGCGCTGGACGAGCGGACCGGCGGCCAGGTGCTGCTCAAGTGCGAGAACCTCCAGCACACCGGGTCGTTCAAGGTCCGCGGCGCGGCCAACGCCGTCGCCCGGCTCGACCCGCGCCACCTGGCCCGGGGCGTGATCGCGTTCTCGTCGGGCAACCACGCCCTCGCCGTGGCGACGGCGGCGAAGGCGGCGGGGAGTCCGGCGCTGCTGGTCATGCCGTCGGACGCGCCGGCGGCCAAGTTCGCGGCCGTGCGCGGACTCGGCGCCGAGGTCGTCACGTTCGACCGCTACACCGACGACCGGTTCGCCCTCACCGCGCGCCTGGCCGCCGAACACGGCCTGACCCCGATCCCGCCCTACGACCACGCGGACGTGATCGCCGGCGCGGGCACGACCACCGCCGAGTTCCTCGACCAGGTCGGGTCCCTGGACGTGCTGGCGGTCCCGCTCGGCGGCGGTGGCCAGCTCGCCGGCGCGACGCTGGTCTCGGGCGACGTCCGGCTGATCGGGGTCGAGACCGCGCGGGGCGACAAGAACCGGCGCTCGCTCCAGGCCGGTCACCGGGTGCGGATCCCCGTGCCGCGCACCATCGCCGACGGGGTCACCGGCGAGATCCCCGGCGAGCTGACCTTCCCGCTGGTCCGCCGCGGCGTCGAGCGGGTCGTGGTGGTCGACGACGACGAGATCCGCGCCGCGCTGGCGTTCCTGTTCGAGGAGGTGAGACTCGTGGTCGAGCCGTCGGGCGCGCTGGCCGTGGCCGCCCTGCTCGCCGGCCGCCTGGACGTGACCGGCGCCCGCGCGGGCGTGGTGCTCTCCGGCGGCAACATCGACCTGGCCCGCCTGCACGACCTGCTGGCCTGA